A window from Variovorax sp. PBL-E5 encodes these proteins:
- a CDS encoding phospholipase D-like domain-containing protein, with amino-acid sequence MKIGSAWIRLCVFAAAGALAGCASLPPPVAQTPTHAPTDVANTRLARVARAGAPAASPALSGFRLLPEGTTAFDARLAMVRNAERSIDAQYYILSNDSTGLLFLRELNAAAQRGVRVRLLIDDLYTAGKDELLALLAAQPNFEVRVFNPLPVHFGPLALRIALSLHDLRRIDRRMHNKLLVADNSLAMTGGRNVADEYFMHSDTANFIDMDVLASGPVVRELSDSFDDYWNSPQVWPIGSLVPRPVGDAAQRAERLAMLLHGALSSLAEPSVDVLGNTPVGQQIAAGRLAQTWADARMLADIPEKITYDNPDARFEDSVTQRTVAIMLGAQSEVTMISPYFIPGDNGMKVLEDSVRRGVRVDVLTNALDATDESLVYAGYARYRLAMLKAGIHIYELGGTLARRDRQLGDFHSSSGRLHAKIAVVDHRRLFVGSMNLDGRSARLNTEIGLVIDSPDLTAQFYTLMPAPELGAYELRLDAAGALEWVEHDVDGSDKVIRDEPGASLFQRVTDWLLLKVVPEGAL; translated from the coding sequence ATGAAGATCGGATCGGCGTGGATCCGCCTGTGCGTCTTCGCTGCCGCTGGCGCGCTGGCCGGCTGCGCCAGCCTGCCGCCGCCCGTGGCGCAGACGCCGACGCATGCGCCGACGGATGTCGCGAACACCCGGCTCGCGCGCGTGGCCCGTGCCGGTGCGCCGGCCGCCTCGCCTGCGTTGTCGGGTTTTCGTTTGCTGCCGGAAGGGACGACCGCCTTCGATGCCCGCCTTGCCATGGTGCGCAACGCCGAGCGCTCGATCGATGCGCAGTACTACATCCTGTCGAACGATTCGACCGGACTTCTGTTCCTGCGCGAGCTGAACGCCGCCGCGCAGCGCGGGGTGCGCGTGCGCCTGCTCATCGACGATCTCTACACGGCAGGCAAGGACGAACTTCTCGCGCTCCTGGCCGCGCAGCCCAACTTCGAGGTGCGGGTCTTCAATCCGCTGCCGGTGCACTTCGGGCCGCTCGCGCTGCGCATCGCACTGTCACTGCACGACCTGCGGCGCATCGACCGCCGCATGCACAACAAGCTTCTCGTGGCCGACAACAGCCTGGCCATGACGGGCGGGCGCAACGTCGCCGACGAATACTTCATGCACAGCGACACCGCCAACTTCATCGACATGGACGTGCTGGCCAGCGGGCCGGTGGTGCGCGAGCTGTCCGATTCCTTCGACGACTACTGGAACAGCCCGCAGGTCTGGCCCATCGGCAGCCTGGTCCCGCGGCCTGTCGGCGATGCCGCGCAAAGGGCGGAGCGCCTCGCCATGCTGCTGCACGGCGCGCTCTCCTCGCTTGCCGAGCCGTCCGTCGACGTGCTGGGCAACACGCCGGTCGGGCAGCAGATCGCCGCCGGCCGACTCGCGCAGACCTGGGCCGACGCGCGCATGCTGGCGGACATTCCGGAGAAGATCACCTACGACAACCCGGACGCGCGCTTCGAGGACAGCGTCACGCAGCGCACCGTCGCCATCATGCTCGGGGCGCAGTCGGAGGTGACGATGATCTCGCCGTATTTCATTCCCGGCGACAACGGCATGAAGGTGCTCGAGGACAGCGTGAGACGCGGCGTGCGTGTCGACGTGCTGACCAACGCGCTCGATGCCACCGACGAGTCGCTGGTCTATGCCGGCTATGCACGCTACCGGCTCGCCATGCTCAAGGCGGGCATACACATCTATGAGCTGGGCGGTACGCTGGCGCGGCGCGACCGGCAGCTCGGCGACTTCCACAGCTCGAGCGGCCGGCTGCATGCCAAGATCGCCGTGGTCGACCATCGTCGGCTGTTCGTCGGCTCGATGAACCTCGATGGGCGCTCGGCCCGCCTCAACACCGAGATCGGCCTCGTGATCGACAGCCCCGACCTCACCGCCCAGTTCTACACGCTGATGCCCGCTCCCGAGCTCGGCGCCTACGAGCTGCGGCTCGACGCGGCGGGCGCGCTCGAATGGGTGGAGCACGACGTGGACGGCAGCGACAAGGTGATTCGCGACGAGCCCGGCGCGAGCCTGTTCCAGCGCGTCACGGACTGGCTGCTGCTGAAGGTGGTGCCCGAGGGCGCGCTGTAG
- the fdhF gene encoding formate dehydrogenase subunit alpha, whose protein sequence is MNAPAMLAELLPQTVDFVLDGRAVQAFEGETILKAAQRHGVDIPHLCHKDGLRPDGNCRACVVELKGERTLAPSCCRSVTVGMEVQAASERARKSQQMVVEMLLSDMPEAGYKWNDQDGYGGAPVGQHGELSQWAERLGIQVRPQLKALRREQPAPDLSHPAMAVNLDACIQCNRCVRACREEQVNDVIGYAMRGEHSKIVFDLDDPMGDSSCVACGECVQACPTGALMPKSHIGSQQVDRKVDSVCPFCGVGCLITYNVKDEKIVSVDGRDGPANHSRLCVKGRFGFDYAHHAQRLTQPLIRRPGMPKDIGDAPRPGDWRSTFREASWEEALAFTSGTLKGLRDTHGPKTLAGFGSAKGSNEEAYLFQKLVRTGFGSNNVDHCTRLCHASSVAALLEGVGSGAVSNQVNDVEHAGLILIIGSNPTANHPVAATWMKNAAQRGAKIVLADPRITDIGRHAWRTLQFKADTDVAMLNALIHAVIDEGLVDEEFVRKRASNYAALCENVKGYSPEAMAPICGVPAATLREVARAFATAKGAMVLWGMGISQHVHGTDNARCLIALATVTGQIGKPGSGLHPLRGQNNVQGASDAGLIPMMFPNYQRVDDAGAHAWFENFWGMPLDAAPGYTVVEIMHKALAPDDDPHKIRGMYIMGENPAMSDPDLNHARHALASLEHLVVQDIFMTETAWLADVVLPASAWPEKTGTVSNTDRMVQLGKRALDPPGDARPDLWIIQQIAQRMGLAWDYPGEEEGVAAVYEEMRQAMHTAIGGITWERLQRESSVTYPCLSADDPGQPTVFIDDFPTPDGRVTLVPADIIPADERPDADYPFVLITGRQLEHWHTGSMTRRATVLDALEPMATASMNQRDLEALGLQAGEVVTIRSRRGEVAIHVRRDDGMPDGAVFVPFAYYEAAANLMTNAALDPFGKIPEFKYCAVRVLRGGTPMAMAGYGTGATGHAAAM, encoded by the coding sequence ATGAACGCGCCTGCCATGCTCGCCGAACTGCTGCCGCAGACGGTCGACTTCGTGCTCGACGGCCGCGCGGTGCAGGCCTTCGAAGGCGAGACGATCCTGAAGGCGGCGCAACGCCACGGCGTCGACATTCCGCACCTGTGCCACAAGGACGGCCTGCGGCCCGACGGCAATTGCCGCGCCTGCGTGGTCGAGCTGAAGGGCGAGCGCACGCTGGCGCCGAGTTGCTGCCGCAGCGTGACGGTGGGCATGGAGGTGCAGGCCGCGAGCGAGCGTGCGCGCAAGAGCCAGCAGATGGTGGTGGAAATGCTGCTGTCGGACATGCCGGAGGCGGGCTACAAGTGGAACGACCAGGACGGGTATGGAGGCGCGCCCGTCGGCCAGCACGGCGAGCTCAGTCAGTGGGCCGAACGCCTCGGGATCCAGGTGCGCCCGCAACTCAAGGCCCTGCGCCGCGAGCAGCCGGCCCCCGACCTTTCCCACCCCGCGATGGCCGTCAACCTCGACGCCTGCATCCAGTGCAACCGCTGCGTGCGCGCCTGCCGCGAGGAGCAGGTCAATGACGTCATCGGCTATGCGATGCGCGGCGAGCATTCGAAGATCGTGTTCGACCTCGACGATCCGATGGGCGACAGCAGCTGCGTGGCCTGCGGCGAATGCGTGCAGGCCTGCCCGACCGGCGCGCTGATGCCCAAGAGCCATATCGGTTCGCAGCAGGTGGATCGCAAGGTCGATTCGGTCTGTCCCTTCTGCGGCGTGGGCTGCCTGATCACCTACAACGTCAAGGACGAGAAGATCGTCAGCGTCGACGGCCGCGACGGCCCGGCGAATCACAGCCGGCTCTGCGTCAAGGGCCGCTTCGGCTTCGACTATGCGCACCATGCGCAGCGCCTGACGCAGCCGCTGATCCGCAGGCCCGGCATGCCGAAGGACATCGGCGATGCGCCGCGGCCCGGCGATTGGCGCAGCACCTTCCGCGAAGCCAGCTGGGAAGAGGCTCTGGCCTTCACGTCGGGCACGTTGAAGGGCCTGCGCGACACGCACGGCCCCAAGACGCTGGCCGGCTTCGGCTCGGCCAAGGGCAGCAACGAAGAGGCCTATCTGTTCCAGAAGCTCGTGCGCACCGGCTTCGGCAGCAACAACGTCGACCATTGCACCCGCCTGTGCCATGCCTCCAGCGTCGCGGCGCTGCTCGAGGGCGTGGGCTCCGGCGCGGTGAGCAATCAGGTCAACGATGTCGAGCATGCGGGGCTGATCCTCATCATCGGCTCCAACCCCACCGCCAACCATCCGGTGGCCGCGACCTGGATGAAGAACGCGGCGCAGCGCGGCGCGAAGATCGTGCTCGCCGATCCGCGCATCACCGACATCGGCCGCCATGCGTGGCGCACACTGCAGTTCAAGGCCGACACCGACGTTGCGATGCTCAATGCGCTGATCCATGCGGTGATCGACGAAGGCCTGGTCGACGAGGAGTTCGTGCGCAAGCGGGCCAGCAACTACGCCGCGCTGTGCGAGAACGTGAAGGGCTACAGCCCCGAAGCGATGGCGCCCATCTGCGGCGTGCCGGCCGCCACGCTGCGCGAGGTGGCGCGCGCCTTCGCCACCGCCAAGGGCGCGATGGTGCTGTGGGGCATGGGCATCAGCCAGCACGTGCACGGCACCGACAACGCGCGCTGCCTGATCGCGCTGGCCACCGTCACCGGCCAGATCGGCAAGCCCGGCTCGGGGCTGCATCCGCTGCGCGGCCAGAACAACGTGCAGGGCGCCAGCGACGCGGGCCTGATCCCGATGATGTTTCCCAACTACCAGCGCGTCGACGACGCCGGCGCGCATGCGTGGTTCGAGAACTTCTGGGGCATGCCGCTCGACGCGGCGCCCGGCTACACGGTGGTGGAGATCATGCACAAGGCGCTCGCGCCCGACGACGATCCGCACAAGATCCGCGGCATGTACATCATGGGCGAGAACCCGGCCATGAGCGACCCCGACCTCAACCACGCGCGCCACGCGCTGGCGAGCCTGGAGCATTTGGTCGTGCAGGACATCTTCATGACCGAGACCGCGTGGCTGGCCGACGTGGTGCTGCCGGCCAGCGCCTGGCCCGAGAAGACCGGCACGGTGAGCAACACCGACCGCATGGTGCAGCTGGGCAAGCGGGCGCTCGATCCGCCGGGCGATGCCAGGCCCGATCTCTGGATCATCCAGCAGATCGCGCAGCGCATGGGCCTGGCCTGGGACTACCCCGGCGAAGAGGAAGGCGTGGCCGCGGTCTACGAGGAAATGCGCCAGGCGATGCACACCGCCATCGGCGGCATCACCTGGGAGCGGCTGCAGCGCGAATCGAGCGTGACCTATCCCTGCCTGAGCGCTGACGACCCTGGCCAGCCCACCGTGTTCATCGACGATTTCCCGACGCCGGACGGCCGCGTGACGCTGGTGCCTGCGGACATCATCCCGGCCGACGAGCGGCCCGATGCCGACTACCCGTTCGTGCTGATCACCGGCCGCCAGCTCGAGCACTGGCACACCGGCAGCATGACGCGCCGCGCCACGGTGCTCGATGCGCTGGAGCCGATGGCCACCGCATCGATGAACCAGCGCGACCTGGAGGCGCTCGGCCTGCAGGCGGGGGAGGTCGTCACGATCCGCTCGCGCCGCGGCGAGGTGGCGATCCATGTGCGCCGCGACGACGGCATGCCGGACGGCGCGGTGTTCGTGCCCTTCGCCTACTACGAGGCGGCGGCCAACCTGATGACCAATGCGGCGCTCGATCCGTTCGGCAAGATCCCGGAGTTCAAGTATTGCGCCGTGCGCGTGCTGCGCGGCGGCACGCCGATGGCGATGGCCGGGTATGGCACGGGCGCGACAGGACATGCCGCCGCCATGTGA
- the radC gene encoding RadC family protein, with the protein MSFKDLPAEARPREKLIARGAGALGDAELLALLLRTGVAGKNVLQLAQELLDGFGGLAGLLHADLPALRRIKGLGGTAKRAELTAVLELARRVLGERLKQRTVFDSPDAVKHYLQLHLAAKAHEVFAVLFLDAQHKLIALEELFRGTLTHTSVYPREVVTRALHHQASALVLAHNHPSGCTEPSRADESLTRTLKAALALVDVRVLDHMIVTPGETLSMAEHGLL; encoded by the coding sequence ATGTCTTTCAAGGATCTGCCTGCCGAAGCCCGGCCGCGCGAAAAACTCATCGCACGCGGCGCCGGCGCGCTCGGCGATGCCGAACTGCTGGCGCTGCTGTTGCGCACCGGCGTCGCCGGCAAGAACGTGCTGCAGCTCGCACAGGAGCTGCTCGACGGCTTCGGCGGCCTCGCCGGCCTGCTGCATGCCGACCTTCCTGCGCTGCGGCGCATCAAGGGCTTGGGCGGCACTGCCAAGCGGGCCGAGCTGACGGCCGTGCTCGAGCTGGCGCGCCGCGTGCTGGGCGAGCGCCTGAAGCAGCGCACGGTGTTCGACTCGCCAGATGCGGTCAAGCACTACCTGCAGCTCCATCTCGCCGCCAAGGCGCACGAGGTGTTCGCCGTGCTCTTCCTCGACGCGCAGCACAAGCTGATCGCGCTCGAGGAACTGTTCCGCGGCACGCTCACGCACACCAGCGTGTATCCGCGGGAGGTGGTCACGCGGGCGCTGCACCACCAGGCCTCGGCCCTGGTGCTGGCGCACAACCATCCGAGCGGATGCACGGAGCCCTCGCGCGCCGACGAATCCCTCACGCGCACGCTCAAGGCCGCGCTCGCGCTGGTCGACGTGCGCGTGCTCGACCACATGATCGTGACGCCGGGCGAGACGCTGTCGATGGCCGAGCACGGGCTGCTCTGA
- a CDS encoding group II truncated hemoglobin: MQIQDKAPFDTPYEWIGGEARVHALVERFYDLMDLEPGYAQLRAVHGTTLDNARQRLFWFLCGWLGGPQHYTDRFGHPMLRARHMPQSIGGHTIGIRERDQWLACMDQAMGETGVPGELRERLRGSFFQTADWMRNRGE, encoded by the coding sequence ATGCAGATACAAGACAAGGCCCCCTTCGACACGCCCTACGAATGGATCGGCGGCGAAGCCCGCGTCCATGCGCTGGTCGAGCGCTTCTACGACCTCATGGACCTCGAGCCGGGCTATGCGCAATTGCGCGCGGTGCACGGCACGACGCTCGACAACGCGCGCCAGCGCCTGTTCTGGTTCCTGTGCGGATGGCTCGGCGGCCCGCAGCACTACACCGATCGCTTCGGCCATCCGATGCTGCGCGCCCGGCACATGCCGCAGAGCATCGGCGGCCACACCATCGGCATCAGGGAGCGCGATCAGTGGCTGGCCTGCATGGACCAGGCGATGGGGGAGACCGGCGTGCCCGGGGAATTGCGCGAGCGCCTGCGCGGTTCGTTCTTTCAGACCGCCGACTGGATGCGGAACAGAGGCGAGTAG
- a CDS encoding formate dehydrogenase accessory sulfurtransferase FdhD — protein MASPDIAPAGGRASDRTALPRLTQATAVLTQEVEVVDEHGERGRVSIPAERDLTIYVDRRELVTLMTLGARPELLVLGYLLNQRLIESAADVESVTVDWEVGAAAVKTHAGIDRIEERTAQKVVTTGCGQGSVFGALMTGIDRLHLPGTRMTQAQLYALVNAIRIQESTYKSAGSVHGCALFTLGAGDDDVSLQTFVEDVGRHNAIDTIAGWIAMQPAQRLAGGRVFYTTGRLTSEMVIKSAQMGVAIVVSRSGITQMGHEIAQRVGLCAIGRATNRRFVCYAGVDRLVLQPELAGTR, from the coding sequence ATGGCCTCGCCCGACATCGCACCCGCAGGCGGCCGCGCGAGCGACCGGACGGCGCTGCCGCGCCTCACGCAGGCGACGGCGGTGCTCACGCAAGAGGTCGAGGTCGTCGACGAGCACGGGGAACGCGGCCGGGTCTCGATCCCGGCCGAGCGTGACCTGACGATCTATGTCGACCGTCGCGAACTGGTCACGCTGATGACGCTCGGCGCCCGGCCCGAGCTGCTGGTGCTGGGCTACCTGCTGAACCAGCGGCTGATCGAATCGGCCGCCGACGTCGAGTCGGTCACCGTCGACTGGGAGGTCGGCGCCGCGGCGGTGAAGACCCACGCCGGCATCGACCGCATCGAGGAACGGACGGCGCAGAAGGTGGTCACCACCGGCTGCGGGCAGGGCAGCGTGTTCGGTGCGCTGATGACCGGCATCGACCGTCTTCATCTGCCCGGCACGCGCATGACCCAGGCGCAGCTCTACGCGCTGGTCAACGCCATCCGCATTCAGGAGAGCACCTACAAGTCGGCCGGTTCGGTGCACGGCTGCGCGCTGTTCACGCTCGGCGCGGGCGACGACGATGTGAGCCTGCAGACCTTCGTCGAGGACGTGGGCCGTCACAACGCGATCGACACCATCGCGGGCTGGATCGCGATGCAGCCGGCCCAGCGGCTGGCCGGCGGCCGCGTGTTCTACACCACGGGCCGGCTGACCAGCGAGATGGTGATCAAGTCGGCCCAGATGGGCGTGGCCATCGTGGTGTCGCGCAGCGGCATCACGCAGATGGGCCACGAGATCGCCCAGCGGGTCGGCCTGTGCGCGATCGGACGCGCGACGAACCGCCGCTTCGTCTGCTACGCAGGTGTCGACCGGCTGGTGCTGCAGCCCGAGCTCGCCGGGACCCGGTAA
- a CDS encoding alpha/beta fold hydrolase: MTTSTLALYPGFEHRSVEVDDGIRIAAVVGGSGPPLLLLHGHPQTRAIWHRVAPVLALHHTVVAADLRGYGDSSKPAGAPDHGNYAKRVMAQDQVTLMQRLGFDRFDLLAHDRGARVAHRLAMDHPDAVARLVLLDIAPTLAMYEQTTEAFARAYWHWFFLIQPAPLPERLIEADPAAYIRDVMGRRSAGLAPFDPRALAEYQRCIALPGAAHGLCEDYRAAAGVDLGHDRADRDAGRQLQPPLLVLWGREGVVHRCFQPLDEWRRVARDVEGEALPCGHYIAEEAPDALLAKVTPFLARRAPGLSRNGCAPA; the protein is encoded by the coding sequence ATGACGACATCGACCCTTGCGCTGTACCCCGGCTTCGAGCATCGAAGTGTCGAGGTCGACGATGGCATCCGCATTGCCGCAGTGGTCGGCGGCTCGGGGCCGCCCTTGCTGTTGCTGCACGGTCATCCGCAGACACGCGCGATCTGGCACCGCGTCGCACCGGTGCTCGCGCTGCATCACACGGTGGTGGCCGCCGATCTGCGCGGCTATGGCGATTCGTCCAAGCCGGCCGGTGCACCCGACCACGGCAACTACGCCAAGCGCGTGATGGCGCAGGACCAGGTGACGTTGATGCAGCGTCTCGGCTTCGACCGCTTCGACCTGCTGGCGCACGACCGCGGCGCGCGCGTGGCGCATCGCCTGGCCATGGACCATCCCGACGCCGTCGCGCGCCTGGTGCTGCTCGACATCGCGCCGACGCTCGCGATGTACGAGCAGACGACCGAGGCGTTCGCGCGTGCCTACTGGCACTGGTTCTTCCTGATCCAGCCCGCGCCACTGCCCGAGCGGCTGATCGAGGCCGACCCCGCGGCCTACATCCGCGACGTGATGGGCCGGCGCAGCGCCGGTCTCGCGCCCTTCGATCCGCGCGCCCTGGCCGAATACCAGCGCTGCATCGCGCTGCCCGGCGCCGCGCACGGCCTGTGCGAGGACTATCGCGCCGCGGCAGGCGTCGACCTCGGACATGACCGCGCCGACCGCGATGCCGGCCGCCAGCTGCAGCCACCGCTGCTGGTGCTGTGGGGGCGCGAAGGCGTGGTCCATCGCTGCTTCCAACCGCTGGACGAATGGCGCCGCGTGGCGCGCGACGTCGAAGGCGAGGCCCTGCCCTGCGGCCACTACATCGCCGAGGAAGCGCCCGACGCGCTGCTCGCGAAGGTCACTCCCTTTCTCGCTCGAAGGGCGCCAGGGCTGTCACGCAACGGATGCGCGCCGGCGTGA
- a CDS encoding Smr/MutS family protein encodes MPAKPNHLRSLADLKQVQRSLAERREREAAEVAAHAAAEKKRAAEQDLFTRAIGATQPLRRKAAVPLAPEPPAPIPVQHQLDEQRVLHESLSDEFDVTTLLDADDAMSFRRTGIHTDVTRKLRAGEWSIQREIDLHGMRSDEAREALGAFVRTAHKQGLRCVRVVHGKGIGSPGRQPVLKAKVQRWLIQKTETLAFVQAKPSEGGAGALVVLLAPTRR; translated from the coding sequence ATGCCCGCCAAGCCGAATCATCTTCGCAGCCTCGCCGACCTCAAGCAGGTGCAGCGCTCGCTCGCCGAACGGCGCGAGCGCGAAGCGGCCGAGGTCGCGGCGCACGCAGCGGCCGAGAAGAAGCGCGCGGCCGAGCAGGACCTGTTCACGCGCGCGATCGGCGCCACGCAGCCGCTGCGGCGCAAGGCGGCGGTGCCGCTCGCGCCCGAACCGCCGGCGCCGATCCCGGTGCAGCATCAGCTCGACGAGCAGCGCGTGCTGCACGAGTCGCTGTCCGACGAGTTCGATGTCACCACGCTGCTCGATGCCGACGATGCGATGAGCTTTCGCCGCACCGGCATCCATACCGACGTGACGCGCAAGCTGCGCGCCGGCGAATGGTCGATCCAGCGCGAGATCGACCTGCACGGCATGCGCAGCGACGAAGCGCGCGAGGCGCTCGGCGCCTTCGTGCGCACGGCCCATAAGCAAGGCCTGCGCTGCGTGCGTGTGGTGCATGGCAAGGGCATCGGCTCGCCCGGCCGGCAACCGGTGCTCAAGGCCAAGGTGCAGCGCTGGCTGATCCAGAAGACCGAGACGCTGGCCTTCGTGCAGGCCAAGCCGTCGGAAGGCGGTGCAGGTGCGTTGGTGGTGTTGCTGGCGCCCACGCGACGCTGA
- a CDS encoding ABC transporter permease, protein MNASLRLGWRTLRRDLRAGELRLLIVAVLLAVAALTAVGFFADRLKGGLQRDARQLMGGDAVLATDNPTPAEFVARARSLGLDSAGTYGFPTMARASDAQGGASKLVALKAVAPGYPLRGSLQVADGPDAPGQTTRDVPAPGQAWVDASLLESLGLKMGDTLLLGDAALRIARVIVLESDRGAGFMSFAPRVMLNQADVPRTGLVQPASRVSYRFAVAGAPDAVQRFNAFADATIKKGEVRGARLESFESGRPEMRQTMDRAEKFLNLVALLAALLSAVAVALAARGFAAGHLDDCAMLRVLGQSQRTIAGAYAFEFALVGLIASALGVAIGFGVHYAFVLLLAGLVESALPAPTFWPVAFGMGMGFTLLFAFGLPPVLQLAQVPPLRVIRRDVGNLKPASIAVLALGIAGFAALLVAASSDLKLGLIAVGGFAAAVAVFALLSWLAVLLLRRSVNESTAPRWLVLATRQISARPAYAVVQVSALAVGLLALILLVLLRTDLVSSWRQATPPDAPNRFVINVMPDQSEAFQKTLRDGGVRQFDWYPMIRGRLVAINDKPVTPDDYADDRAKRLVDREFNLSNSVEAPPHNIVTAGAWTPGAPGELSVEEGLADTLGLKLGDQLRFDIGGIQSDARITSLRKVDWGSLHANFFVMYTVAALAEVPVTYMGAFRAPEVKGFDNALVRAFPNVTNVDMSATIGQIQRVLDQVIRAVEFLFGFTLAAGLVVLFAAVTATREERAREFAIMRAVGAHASLLRQVQRAELAGVGLLAGFLASLVASVIGWALAHYVFDFTWTASPLVPVGGALAGAVLALAAGWWGLRDVLRRPVVDTLRRAAE, encoded by the coding sequence ATGAACGCTTCCCTACGCCTTGGTTGGCGCACGCTGCGGCGTGACCTGCGCGCCGGCGAGTTGCGCCTGCTGATCGTGGCCGTGCTGCTCGCGGTGGCGGCGCTCACGGCGGTCGGCTTCTTTGCCGATCGGCTCAAGGGTGGCCTGCAGCGCGACGCACGCCAGCTGATGGGCGGCGACGCGGTGCTCGCGACCGACAACCCGACCCCGGCCGAATTCGTGGCGCGCGCCAGGTCGCTCGGCCTGGACAGCGCGGGCACCTACGGTTTTCCGACCATGGCCCGTGCCAGCGACGCGCAGGGTGGCGCCAGCAAGCTGGTCGCTCTCAAGGCCGTGGCGCCGGGCTATCCGCTGCGCGGCAGCCTGCAGGTGGCCGACGGACCCGACGCGCCGGGCCAGACCACGCGCGACGTGCCGGCGCCGGGCCAGGCCTGGGTCGACGCGTCGCTGCTCGAGTCGCTCGGCCTGAAGATGGGCGACACGCTGCTGCTGGGCGATGCCGCCCTGCGCATCGCGCGCGTGATCGTGCTCGAGTCCGATCGCGGCGCCGGCTTCATGAGCTTTGCGCCGCGCGTGATGCTCAACCAGGCCGATGTGCCGCGCACGGGTCTGGTTCAACCGGCCAGCCGCGTGAGCTACCGTTTTGCGGTCGCGGGCGCGCCGGATGCGGTACAGCGCTTCAACGCCTTCGCCGACGCGACGATCAAGAAGGGCGAAGTGCGCGGCGCACGGCTCGAGTCCTTCGAGAGCGGCCGCCCCGAAATGCGCCAGACGATGGACCGTGCGGAGAAATTCCTCAACCTGGTTGCATTGCTGGCCGCGCTGCTGTCGGCGGTGGCCGTCGCGCTGGCCGCGCGCGGTTTCGCGGCCGGCCACCTGGACGACTGTGCCATGCTGCGCGTGCTGGGCCAGAGCCAGCGCACCATTGCGGGTGCCTACGCCTTCGAATTCGCGCTGGTCGGGCTGATCGCCAGCGCGCTCGGCGTCGCCATCGGCTTCGGCGTGCACTACGCGTTCGTGCTGCTGCTGGCGGGGCTGGTCGAAAGCGCGCTGCCCGCGCCGACCTTCTGGCCCGTGGCCTTCGGCATGGGCATGGGGTTCACGCTGCTGTTCGCGTTCGGGCTGCCGCCGGTGCTGCAGCTGGCGCAGGTGCCGCCGCTGCGCGTGATCCGCCGCGACGTCGGCAACCTGAAGCCGGCATCGATCGCGGTGCTGGCACTCGGCATCGCGGGCTTCGCGGCCTTGCTGGTCGCGGCCAGCAGCGACCTCAAGCTGGGGCTGATCGCGGTCGGCGGCTTCGCGGCGGCCGTCGCCGTGTTCGCGCTGCTGAGCTGGCTCGCGGTGCTGCTGCTGCGGCGCAGCGTCAACGAATCGACCGCGCCGCGCTGGCTGGTGCTGGCCACGCGGCAGATCTCGGCACGGCCGGCCTACGCGGTGGTGCAAGTCAGCGCGCTGGCCGTGGGCCTGCTGGCGCTGATCCTGCTCGTGCTGCTGCGCACCGACCTGGTCTCGAGCTGGCGGCAAGCCACGCCACCCGACGCGCCGAACCGCTTCGTGATCAACGTGATGCCCGACCAGAGCGAGGCCTTCCAGAAGACGCTGCGTGATGGCGGCGTGCGCCAGTTCGACTGGTACCCGATGATCCGCGGGCGCCTGGTCGCCATCAACGACAAGCCGGTCACGCCCGACGACTATGCGGACGACCGCGCCAAGCGGCTGGTCGACCGCGAGTTCAATCTCAGCAACAGCGTCGAGGCGCCACCGCACAACATCGTCACCGCGGGCGCATGGACGCCGGGCGCGCCGGGCGAGCTCAGCGTCGAGGAAGGACTGGCCGACACGCTCGGCCTCAAGCTCGGCGACCAGCTGCGCTTCGACATCGGCGGCATCCAGAGCGACGCACGCATCACCTCGCTGCGCAAGGTCGACTGGGGCTCGCTGCATGCCAACTTCTTCGTGATGTACACCGTCGCCGCGTTGGCGGAGGTGCCGGTCACCTACATGGGCGCATTCCGTGCGCCCGAGGTCAAGGGATTCGACAACGCGCTGGTGCGCGCCTTTCCGAACGTGACCAATGTCGACATGAGCGCCACCATCGGCCAGATCCAGCGGGTGCTCGACCAGGTGATCCGCGCCGTCGAGTTCCTGTTCGGCTTCACGCTCGCGGCCGGGCTGGTGGTGTTGTTCGCCGCCGTCACGGCCACGCGCGAGGAGCGGGCGCGTGAGTTCGCGATCATGCGTGCGGTCGGCGCGCACGCGAGCCTGCTGCGCCAGGTGCAGCGCGCCGAACTCGCCGGCGTCGGGCTGCTGGCGGGCTTTCTCGCGAGCCTCGTCGCTTCGGTGATCGGCTGGGCGCTGGCGCACTATGTGTTCGACTTCACCTGGACCGCATCGCCGCTGGTGCCGGTGGGCGGTGCGCTGGCCGGCGCGGTGCTGGCGCTGGCCGCCGGCTGGTGGGGCTTGCGCGACGTGCTGCGGCGGCCGGTGGTCGATACGCTGCGCCGTGCGGCCGAATAG